The genomic region GgtaggagatggttccattggttctgcaggagatggttccattcgttcggtaggagttggttccattcgttcgcAGGAGATAATTCTagatccttcctaggtcttcctcttggttttcggtctggcatcgtattctgcgttccttgtggtccagctggtatgtttcgcagtcgtagttcaactttcctccaggggtgtattcgtcctgacaatcggcttgtccttgaggtgtatccaagctctggcgaatagaacttgaactgcttatttgttgtctcagaatatccATAAATACCAATtctgccacggtccacgagcttgtcatgtcgttggtctgctggaatcgttttagggttgatgtacgaatagcatttgctccccatacacggatgtggtcaatggatggtttcgttcctgtgaatgcctcttcaggactgacttgctttccattgatcataggtcctgtgtttgtacggttgcgtaggtatgcgtctgcttcgacagcttcatcccaaaactcaattggtaaaccagcgtctttcaacattgctctcatatcagcttcagcagtttggatgtttcgctcggctggtccattctggtgtgaggaagcaattgttgtaggctgaatttccacgccttgtgtaactctccattcctcagcttgctgtagaagttctggtgcattgtcggttccagcagctttgactttctcgccagtttgatgttctacaaaggtcttccagattcggagttcccgttgtgcgtctcctttttcttcagcgggataacccagtttttccgcgtgtagctatcaatatttggaggaaccacctgtttcctcgtagagatgttggaaagggtccagcaatgtcaaactgtactaaggctagcttcgtggccttgtgctctcttagctgcttagggatgctgttcttcatctttgtcagggaacacacttcgcagatttcaatcttctctggaacttgaatcttcttctggagagttgtaacttcgtggagtttggcaatctttgtaggtcctaggtgtgcgaaacgtctgtgatacagcaggtatctctccttttcattaaccttaagctcgctcttaactggtgtatggggttccgtgcctaggaatgctgtctcgtggtatccatcggcaatgtgtgacactacgtagaggccgtcgtccatagttgctttaataatgatctcctttcctagtttgaagcatagtacgtgtgaattgaaacgacccttcaggcctgctgcgcaaattcttctccctgataacaaattgactccaaggttaggtacaagcagtacttctgacaaccatgtcgacgatccgtctttacacaccacttgagcttctcctttccagtctgcatataattctccccctccaacccgaactagtcttcgcttgatcttcatcattcgtctaaacaatgagggttggtcagacatgtgggaggaggcgccagtgtcggcagcccaagtagatggagaggccttaccgacaatgtcttttgagagacggcatgtctcaatttcctcgggttcagagtctgaggtctcggataattcatctgactctgaattgacttcttcggctccatatgctttgccagtctTTTTGTGAGAATTCCTTTGCTTGAGTGTCTTAATAGGCGgcttagatgatttcttagcgtcgtattccttaaggagctttcgagctctctcacgtcttggacagtctcgtacgccatgggctccgtcacaaaggaagcattggaccATAAACTTAGtaccagattcggagtcagacgatagtggtgagctcttgtgatttcggcgcttgtaaggcggaacatacttctccgtcttccggaatgctgggagagctttttcgtcggcgtcttgctggtctcgaacctccttctcttccagaaacttaagtttctgttcaaccgtaaggttaagttgggcgtttaaggtgtcaatcgtagtcttaaattctttcgggagtgatctaataagaacgagtagtagtgcagagtccttgtaagctccgttggtgtcagcgtctgctgctacgagtttgcgtcggtattcctttagcttttcccatgatccaacaatTGTGTTCCCAGGATTGaatgtgaacgtttgaattctggtcatgtaaatgttggcggttgtggcgtcagtttgggtgtacttcttttgtaggtaggcccagaactggaaggcagtgtcgtattcgtcaataagggcttggtcatcttcagtaagcgaccgaaacaagagatcgattgcagtggcttcatcttctaggtacttgtctcttttttcaatgttgacgcggatcttagtatgcttgtctgcttcagcaatttccaactcttccatagcctccgttAGTTCACCGGCTATTGCTATTTGGCAGTGCTGTACCAGGtttttctcgcagacatagaagactttcttccccttaagcttgaccttgtttcggcggaaccaagtatcgtggttttcagctgtaagttggggaatcttccattcttccttctctacagccatcttgtgtgttttgagttggtgagactattatgcgagcaaggtacgtggtatgatgctaagagtgtaggtgatgcgggcgatgcgggcgatacaggcgatgcgggcgatgcgggcgatccgggtgatattctgcgggcggtgcagtcgttatcggttctcgggtgtagagacggtgtatttaagtgtgattgcgtgttaaccgcgttgtacacgacttcttttcttttctgattccttcttgaatctaagtccttcgtgacttgggtggatgttttgattccttcttgaatctgagtccttcgtgactcgggtaggtgtttgaaaacaataacgttgggttaggcaaccgggctcataacctgttagaacaaggtctcctctggtggtatgactaccataggcgaccgagtagaggtacgaaaggtaaccctgtattggattgaacttcactaagagctattgttctatctacttgttgttatgatgatcttaggacgtacatgacagatcatcattccgcgtcggtccttctgctcgggcttactccacgaacctcacctcgccgacctggactgaacctaacatattcttaacactccccctcagggcaggtccggtccaaggacaactcctaattggttcttgaatctctcgaatgcgactcgctgcaatggctttgtcattccatcagccaccatgtctgcagttggaacgtaggccacatcgagtttgccttgttctgctaggtctcggataaaatgataacagacgtcgatgtgctttgatctttcgtgaaggtgagggttctttgtaagtgcaatggcaccctggttgtctcctagcatctggaccttgttggtgtcttttccaatgtactttgggaacccaagatctctaaacatttgagcaatccactggccttgcttgcagcatgttgatagtgcgatgtattcagattcgcagcttgacgttgcaacagaccgttgcttcttgctagaccatgatattggacctccgtagaacattgcagtgctccctgaaacgctctttcggtctaccatgtcgcttgcccagtcagcatcagagtagatgacaaattgcgagtgtactccccctggtccgtagcgtagcttcaatgtcactgtcgaccttagatatcgtagcaggttcttcaacgcatggccatggtgttctgctggatcgctcatgtattggcttagctttccgagggtgaatgcaatgtctggacgtgtaagaaccatagcaaacataaggctccctatcacttgctggtattcagtgatgtcgattcgggtgtcgttgtcagtggctggcctaaatgaagtgtaatctgcagatggaatcttcttgtctctgtgttgtttgctagacattccaaacttgtcaagtactgcgtgtaggtactgttcttgatcgaggtagattgtgcggcgctttctgtctcgcgtaactcgtactccaaggatcttatgaatctcccccaggttcttggtgttgaatcttccagaaagcttctcgtagaaccaatcaatttgagctcgatcttttgcagcagcagcaatgtcatcaacgtagacgaggatacggagttgtttttctttgtggataaacatgcacgggtctgcgaggctttgtacgaatccccatgccagaagttctttctttatcaacaagttccagtcgcgagcagcctgtttgagtccgtataagctgcggagaactctaaggacgtatccttttttgacttctactccttggggttgcttaagaaagatctcttccttcaagtgcgactctgtgaatgcattcttaatgtcaaagtggaaacattccaggttttccgctgcgacagtggccataaacagacgtaaggtgtccatgcggactgtcggggcaaaagtctcgttgtagtctgttccgtgtgcttgcgtaaaacctcttgccacaaggcgtgccttaaacctctcaacagtcccgtcgagattcgttttgactgtaaaaacccactttgaatcaaccatgttcgcgtcttttggctttggaacttcctcccaggttcgattctctattaacgcgattatctcttcaagtattgctgctttccattgctttccatactttgggtcgttgatagcttgctcgtgtgtctgggggatctggattcctgcgatctcggttgctgcgaaagccttctcagatagtcgtgtttgctcttctgtaaggccaacttgggctagcatagctttaacgatcttgctaaatctctcgtcctcaacaatctcttcgttagacctcttccgtttggcttgtctagtgaagtatcgtggaatctccttttctcgtacagactgggtacacggttcttcgggcccctcttcgttcacaagattaggaacccgctcatcagatggtgcagtaggaggaatagtagttagcctccttggtcttcctctgtgacgcttcactggttcatgagttagctctgccgaagatggttccattaggttctcggaaactggttctattggttctgcaggagatggttccattggttcggtaggagatggttccattggttctgcaggagatggttccattcgttcggtaggagttggttccattcgttcggcaGGAGATAATTCTagatccttcctaggtcttcctcttggttttcggtctggcatcgtattctgcgttccttgtggtccagctggtatgtttcgcagtcgtagttcaactttccctccaggggtgtattcgtccactgacaatcggcttgtccttgaggtgtatccaagctctggcgaatagaacttgaactgcttatttgttgtctcagaatatcccataaatactccaattctgccacggtccacgagcttgtcatgtcgttggtctgctggaatcgttttagggttgatgtacgaatagcatttgctcccccatacacggatgtggtcaatggatggtttcgttcctgtgaatgcctcttcaggactgacttgctttccattgatcataggtcctgtgtttgtacggttgcgtaggtatgcgtctgcttcgacagcttcatcccaaaactcaattggtaaaccagcgtctttcaacattgctctcatatcagcttcagcagtttggatgtttcgctcggctggtccattctggtgtgaggaagcaattgttgtaggctgaatttccacgccttgtgtaactctccattcctcagcttgctgtagaagttctggtgcattgtcggttccagcagctttgactttctcgccagtttgatgttctacaaaggtcttccagattcgga from Pyrenophora tritici-repentis strain M4 chromosome Unknown M4_contig_00041, whole genome shotgun sequence harbors:
- a CDS encoding UBN2 multi-domain protein, with the translated sequence MAVEKEEWKIPQLTAENHDTWFRRNKVKLKGKKVFYVCEKNLVQHCQIAIAGELTEAMEELEIAEADKHTKIRVNIEKRDKYLEDEATAIDLLFRSLTEDDQALIDEYDTAFQFWAYLQKKYTQTDATTANIYMTRIQTFTFNPGNTIVGSWEKLKEYRRKLVAADADTNGAYKDSALLLVLIRSLPKEFKTTIDTLNAQLNLTVEQKLKFLEEKEVRDQQDADEKALPAFRKTEKYVPPYKRRNHKSSPLSSDSESGTKFMVQCFLCDGAHGVRDCPRRERARKLLKEYDAKKSSKPPIKTLKQRNSHKKTGKAYGAEEVNSESDELSETSDSEPEEIETCRLSKDIVGKASPSTWAADTGASSHMSDQPSLFRRMMKIKRRLVRVGGGELYADWKGEAQVVCKDGSSTWLSEVLLVPNLGVNLLSGRRICAAGLKGRFNSHVLCFKLGKEIIIKATMDDGLYVVSHIADGYHETAFLGTEPHTPVKSELKVNEKERYLLYHRRFAHLGPTKIAKLHEVTTLQKKIQVPEKIEICEVCSLTKMKNSIPKQLREHKATKLALLHAEKLGYPAEEKGDAQRELRIWKTFVEHQTGEKVKAAGTDNAPELLQQAEEWRVTQGVEIQPTTIASSHQNGPAERNIQTAEADMRAMLKDAGLPIEFWDEAVEADAYLRNRTNTGPMINGKQVSPEEAFTGTKPSIDHIRVWGANAIRTSTLKRFQQTNDMTSSWTVAELVFMDILRQQISSSSSIRQSLDTPQGQADCQDEYTPGGKLNYDCETYQLDHKERRIRCQTENQEEDLGRI